The following coding sequences are from one Neodiprion lecontei isolate iyNeoLeco1 chromosome 7, iyNeoLeco1.1, whole genome shotgun sequence window:
- the LOC107219351 gene encoding 5-hydroxytryptamine receptor 1A-like, whose product MAEENYTTANSILQTTIQGIMFNETGNQHLNLSEVHSAKTQLKLYDIFVPILGCLIIVTNLIVVLSSGLIIKKGVSPKTTYLFLGNVAMADLVTGAAVLLGQFYPKSYRDHLSCAIQLGMIVSSTVASLYSVGLIAVDRFLYIVHGMNYSRWMYSKRARLLILFTWVVGIILGFLPATGLWTGSTDRGRICWFTHLAPPGLILLITIIGLLPILLVLVLYGIILYHAIIKVLQLRRMGRNRTNPTASRDEDFRIFRGGDSASNNDAAKKTSKNKPSKIKAVKVVMFTCGSIVLTWIPYFVACTIYVFSCDFVAGECKTLRVAIASPLAILGFLNSLFNPVIYAWWHTGFRTVMKKVLRKGRSSNSNQSCNTPSTKSSQRSGSTKSKSSGNSSDVDMHPI is encoded by the exons ATG gcTGAGGAAAATTACACAACTGCAAATTCTATCCTGCAAACTACGATTCAGGGTATCATGTTCAATGAAACTGGAAACCAACACCTGAATCTGTCGGAAGTTCACAGCGCAAAAACCCAGCTGAAGCTCTACGACATTTTCGTGCCGATTCTTGGCTGTCTTATTATCGTGACGAATCTGATTGTCGTTCTGTCATCGGGATTGATTATCAAGAAGGGAGTTAGCCCGAAAACTACCTACCTTTTCCTGGGCAACGTCGCGATGGCAGACCTGGTCACTGGTGCTGCGGTACTCTTGGGCCAATTCTATCCAAAGTCATATCGCGATCATCTTTCATGCGCCATACAATTGG GGATGATAGTGTCCAGTACTGTGGCTTCTTTGTACTCTGTCGGTCTGATAGCAGTGGATCGATTCCTGTACATAGTCCACGGAATGAATTACAGCCGTTGGATGTACTCGAAGAGAGCTCGTCTGCTTATCCTGTTCACATGGGTGGTGGGAATAATTCTTGGTTTCTTACCAGCGACAGGTTTGTGGACCGGTTCGACAGACCGCGGCAGAATTTGTTGGTTCACACATCTGGCGCCACCGGGTCTCATACTCCTAATTACAATCATCGGTCTGCTACCGATACTGCTGGTCTTGGTTCTCTATGGTATCATATTGTACCACGCGATAATAAAGGTGTTGCAGCTTCGACGAATGGGCAGGAATCGGACAAATCCAACCGCAAGCCGGGACGAGGACTTCAGGATATTCCGCGGCGGTGATTCCGCGTCGAATAATGACGCGGCGAAGAAAACCAGCAAGAATAAACCTTCCAAGATCAAGGCGGTTAAAGTGGTCATGTTCACTTGCGGCAGCATCGTCTTGACTTGGATCCCTTACTTCGTCGCCTGCACAATTTACGTATTCAGCTGCGATTTCGTTGCCGGTGAATGCAAGACGCTCAGAGTTGCCATTGCTTCGCCACTTGCCATACTTGGCTTCTTGAACTCTCTTTTTAACCCCGTTATATACGCATGGTGGCACACCGGCTTCAGAACCGTGATGAAAAAAGTACTCCGCAAGGGACGATCTTCTAATTCCAATCAATCGTGCAACACTCCGAGCACAAAATCGAGCCAGAGGTCCGGTAGTACAAAATCAAAGAGCTCAGGGAATTCGAGCGATGTCGATATGCATCCCATTTGA